CACCGGCCGACCAGGCCCGCCAGGCCATCGAGCGGATCAACGGGACGGCGTAGCCCTCAGGAGGCCTGCACCTTCGCGGCGGCCTTTCGGGCAGCCACCAGCACCGGGTCCCACACCGGGCTGAACGGTGGTGCGTACCCCAGGTCCAGGGCCGTCATCCGCTCCACCGTCATCCCCGCGGTCAGGGCCACCGCGGCGATGTCGACCCTCTTGCCCGCGCCCTCCCTCCCGACGATCTGCACGCCGAGCAGCCGCCCCGTGCGGCGCTCGGCGAGCATCTTCACCGTCATGGAGGAGGCGCCCGGGTAGTAGCCGGCGCGGCTGGTCGACTCGATCGTGACCGAGACGAACTGGAGGCCCGCCCGTCGGGCGTCCTTCTCGCGCAGCCCGGTGCGGGCGATCTCCAGGTCGCAGACCTTGCTGACCGCCGTACCGACGACGCCGGGGAACGTGGCGTATCCGCCGCCCACGTTCGTGCCGATGATCTGGCCGTGCTTGTTGGCGTGGGTGCCCAGGGCGATGTGCCGCTCCCGACCGGAGACCAGGTCGAGGACCTCCACGCAGTCGCCGCCCGCCCAGATGTCCTCGTGGCCGCGCACCCGCATCGCCAGGTCGGTCAGGAGGCCGCCGTGGCTGCCCAGCGGCAGGCCGGCCGCCTTCGCGAGCGTCGTCTCCGGGCGGACGCCGATACCGAGCACCACCACGTCCGCCGGGTACTCGCCGTCCTGCGTGGCCACCGCGCGGACCCTGCCGTCCTCGCCCGTGAGGACCTTGGTCGCCTCGGTGTCGTTCACCATGGTGATGCCCAGGCCCTCCATGGCCTCGTGCACCAGGCGGCCCATGTCCGGGTCGAGCGTGGACATGGGCTCGCCGCCCCGGTTGAGGACCGTCACCTCGTAGTCGCGGTTGATGAGGGCCTCGGCCATCTCCACACCGATGTAACCGGCCCCGACGACCACCGCTCTGCGGCCACGCGTGTGTGCCAGCGTGTCGATGAGCGCCTGGCCGTCGTCGAGGGTCTGCACCCCGTGCACACCGGCGGCGTCGGCGCCCGGCATGTCCGGGCGGATCGGGCAGGCGCCGGTGGCGATCACGAGCTTGTCGTACGACGTCCAGGACTCGGTCCCGGATTCGAGGTCACGCGCGCGTACCCGCCGCCGGTCGACGTCGATCTCCACGACCTCGGTGCGCATGCGCAGATCGATGTCGCGGGCCCGGTGCTCCTCGGGCGTGCGGGCGATCAGCCGGTCCCGCTCGGTGACGTCGCCGCCCACCCAGTACGGGATGCCGCACGCCGAGTAGGAGCTGAAGTGGCCCCGCTCGAACGCCACGATCTCCAGCTCGTCGGGCCCCTTCATCCGGCGGGCCTGTGACGCCGCGGACATGCCCGCGGCGTCGGCGCCGATCACTACCAGACGTTCCCTCGTGTCCCGCGTACGGCTCATGTTCATGCGAACACGCTACGAGGGCGCGGCATTTCAGTCCTGCTCGCCCCGCTCCCGGGCGGGCTCCGATTCCGGTCCCGGGACGGGACGTGCCATGGGCAGCGGGCCCAGCGCGGTCGAGGCGGCCACGGGAGCGGGCCGGCGCGGCAGCCGGGGCCGGATCAGCCGCAGCCACACCAGCACGAGCAGCGCGATCCCCGCGAGGAACGGCAGCACCGCGGCCACCGCCACCACGATCCAGCGCAGCATGCTCACGAAGGCGTCCCAGCCGCCCGCGAGCGCGTCGACGACACCGGGGTCGTCGTCCTTCTCGGCCTTGACGACGGGCGACTCGGACAGGGACACCGTGATGGTGGCCAGCGTCGTGCGGTCCTTCAGGGACGCCTGGCGGGCGAGCAGCGACTCCAAGTCGGCCTGGCGGGTGCTCAGTTCGCCTTCCAGGGTGACCACGTCGCTCAGTTTCGTCGCCTTGTCCATCAGCTCCCGGATCCGCGCCACGCTCGCGCGCTGCGTCGTGATCCGGCTCTGCACGTCGACGACCTGGTCGGTGACGTCCTGCGCGTTCGCGGTGCGCTCCAGGAGCTTGCCCGCGCCCTGGAGGTCGGCGAGGACCTCGTCGTACTTCTCGACGGGCACTCGCAGCACCACCTGCGTCCGCTCCGCGCCCCCCTCGTCGCGGGAGGTGGACTCCTTGCCGACGAATCCGCCCGCGTTCTCGGTGGTGGTGCGCGCCGCGGCGAGCGCCTTCGGTACGTCCTTCACCTCAACGGTCAGCGTCGCGGTGCGGATGATGTGGTTCGCGGTGACCTGCGGTGCGGAGGTGGCCTGTTTGCCGCCCGCGTCGGCCTCGGCGCCGGCCGCGCCTTTCGCCTGGCTCTGCGCGCCCTTGTCGTCGGACAGGGCACTGCCACTGTCGCTGGTGGAGTCCGCGCCCCCGCTGCACCCGGTCAGCGCGAGAGCCGCGGCCAGCAGGAGCCCGGTCAGTGCGTGGACGGGACCGACGGAGCTTCGTGAACGGTGTGAACGTGGTGCGCGCATGGGCGTCCCCCCGAGGGTCGTGAACAACTGACGCTCCTTCGACGCCGAAGGGGGTGCGAACGTTGGACTCCGGCGGTTCCGATGCGGTCACGGTCGGGACTCGTGAAGGACACCGGGCCGCCGGTGGCCTGTCAGTGGGGTCTGAGAGGCTGGGGCCATGAGCGGATCACAGGTGGTCGTCGTCGGAGCCGGCATCGCGGGACTGGCCGCGGCCCACCGGCTGCTGGAGCGCGGCGCGCGCGTCACCGTGCTTGAGGCGTCCGACCGCGTCGGCGGCAAGCTGCTGCCCGGCGAGATCGCGGGCGCGCGCGTGGACTTCGGCGCCGAGTCGATGCTGGCCCGCAGGCCGGAGGCGGTGGCCCTGGCACGCGCGGTGGGCCTCGGTGAGCGCCTCCAGCCGCCCGCCACGGCGACGGCCTCGATCTGGACCCGCGGTGCCCTGCGCCCCATGCCCAAGGGCCACGTCATGGGCGTCCCCGGCACCGCCGACGCGCTGGCCGGAGTGCTGTCCGACGAGGGCCTCGCGCGCATCGGGCAGGACGCCGGGCTGCCCCGCACCGAGGTCGGCGACGACGTGGCCGTCGGCGAGTTCGTGGCGGCACGCCTGGGCCGAGAGGTCGTCGACCGCCTCGTCGAACCCCTCCTCGGCGGGGTGTACGCGGGCGACGCGTACCGCATCTCGATGCGCTCGGCGGTCCCGCAGCTGTTCCAGGTCGCCAGGTCCCACACCTCGCTCACCGAGGGCGTCCGCGAGATCCAGGCCAAGATGGCCGCCAACCAGCAGACCGGCCCGGTCTTCATGGGCATCGAGGGCGGGGTGGGCACCCTCCCGCTCGCCGTCGCCGACTCGGTCCGCGCGCGCGGCGGCGAGATCGTCACCCGCGCCCCGGTGAGCGAGCTGCGCCGTGAGGCCTCCGGCGGCTGGACGGTCGTGGCCGGGGACCGTGTCCTGCACGCCGACGCCGTGATCGTCGCCGTCCCCGCCCCGGCCGCCGCCGGACTCCTGCGCGCCGAGGCACCCGAGGCCGCCACCGAGCTCGACACCGTCGAGTACGCCTCGATGGCCCTGGTGACCCTCGCCTACCGCCGCGCCGACACCACCCTGCCCGCCGGCAGCGGCTTCCTCGTCCCGCCGGTCGACGGCCGCACCATCAAGGCGTCCACCTTCGCCTCCCAGAAGTGGGGCTGGATCGCTGACGAGAACCCGGACGTCGTCGTCCTGCGCACCTCCGTGGGCCGCCACGGCGAGACGAAGATCCTTGAGCGCGACGACGCCGGCCTGGTGGACGTCTCCCGCACCGATCTGAGGGCGGCCACCGGACTGGACGCCACCCCGCTCGACACCCGCGTCACCCGCTGGACCGACGGCCTGCCCCAGTACCCCGTCGGCCACCACGCGCGCGTGGCCCGTATCCGCGAGCACGTCGCCAAGGTCCCCGGCCTCGCGCTGTGCGGCGCGCAGTACGACGGCGTGGGCATCCCGGCCTGCATCGCGAGCGCCGACGCCGCCGTGGACCGGATCGAGGGCGACCTGACCGCCGTACGGGAGCTCACGGCCAACCCGGTGCAGAGCCTGCACGGCGGAGCGGGAGAATGAGGCCATGAGCAACGACGCCCCCACCACCCCCGAGTCCGGCAGGGTCCCGAACAAGGGCAAGCTGGCCAAGGACCTCAACGAGGTCATCCGCTACACGCTCTGGTCCGTCTTCAAGCTGAAGGACGTGCTCCCCGAGGACCGCACGGGCTACGCCGACGAGGTCCAGGAGCTGTTCGACCAGCTCGCCGCCAAGGACGTCACGATCCGCGGCACCTACGACGTGTCCGGCCTGCGTGCCGACGCCGACCTCATGATCTGGTGGCACGCGGAGACCAGCGACCAGCTCCAGGAGGCGTACAACCTCTTCCGCCGCACGAAGCTCGGGCGCGCCCTGGAGCCCGTGTGGTCCAACATGGCGCTGCACCGCCCGGCGGAGTTCAACCGCTCGCACATCCCGGCGTTCCTGGCGGACGAGCACGCGCGCGACTACGTGAGCGTCTACCCCTTCGTCCGCTCCTACGACTGGTACCTCCTGCCCGACGAGGACCGGCGCCGCATGCTCGCCGACCACGGCAAGATGGCCCGCGGCTACCCGGACGTCCGCGCCAACACCGTCGCCTCCTTCTCGCTCGGCGACTACGAGTGGATCCTCGCCTTCGAGGCCGACGAACTCCACCGGATCGTCGACCTCATGCGCCTCTTGCGCGCGTCGGAGGCAAGGATGCACGTCCGCGAGGAGGTCCCGTTCTACACGGGCCGCCGCAAGGACATCGGCGACCTCGTGGCGGGCCTCGCCTGATCAGCGAGCGGGTTCGACGGTCGCCTTCCGGGAGCTCGGCTTCGGCTCGGGGTGCGGGGCGCATGCGGCGCGCCGCACCGGGAGGCGGCCCTCCAGCAGATAGGCGTCCAGGTATCCGTTGACGCAGGGGTTGGGGCCGCCCGCGATGCCGTGCGTGCCCGCGTCCCGCTCGGTCACCAGCACCGAGCCCGACAGCCGCCGGTGCAACTGCAGCGCCCCGTCGTAGGGCGCGGCGGCATCCCGTTCGGCGGCGAGGATCAACGTCGCCGGCAACTCACCGGTCCCCGTCCGCACGTCGAGCACCTGCTGACGCGGGGCGCTCCAGTACGCACAGGGCAGATTCATCCACACGTTGTCCCACGTCTCGAACGGCGCCACCCGTGCCAGCCGCGTGTTGTCCCGGTCCCACACGGCCCACTCCGTCGGCCAGGGCGCGTCATTGCACTCGACGGCCGTGTAGACCGCGGTGGAGTTCTCCGCCTCCTTCGCCGCCTCCTGATGCGGCCCGGCCTGCTGGATCAACGGCTTCGGATCGCCCTTGAGATAGGCCGACAGGGCCTGCGCTCGATGCGGCCAGAAGTCGTCGTAGTACCCGGCCGACAGAAACGCCCCCTGCAGCTGCCCGGGTCCGACCTTCCCGCCGGCCGGCTCGGCGGCCAGCTGCGCCGCCGCCTTCTCGTAGCTGCGCAGCACCTTCTCGGCCGTGTCCCCGAGCCCGTACACGTCGTCGTGCCGGGCGACCCACTCCCGGAAGTCCGCCCAGCGCTCCTCGAACGCCGCCGACTGGTCGAGGTTGTTGCGGTACCAGACCTGCTCCGGGTCCGGGTTCACCGCCGCGTCGAACACCATCCGCCGCACATGAGAGGGGAAGAGCGTCGCGTACAGCGCGCCGAAGTAGGTGCCGTACGACGCCCCCATGAACGTCAGCCGCTGCTCGCCCAGCGCGGCCCGCAGGACGTCCAGGTCGCGGGCGTTGTTCAGGGAGGTGTAGTGCCGCAGGGCCGCGCCCGCCCGCGTCGCGCAGCCGCGCGCGTAGGCCTTCGCCTGGGCGATGCGTTCCTTCTTGTACGACTCCGAGGGGTGGGCCGGGGCCTGCGTGGGCGCCGTGAAGAACTGCTTCGGGTCCTTGCAGGACAGCGGTGCCGAGCGGCCCACTCCGCGCGGGGCGTAACCGACGAGGTCGTAGGCCGCCGCGAGCCCCTTCCACTCGGGAAGGGCGCCGATCAGCGGGAAGTACATGCCGGAGGCTCCGGGGCCGCCGGGGTTGTAGACCAGGGCGCCCTGCCGGGGCACCCGGCGCTTGCTGTTGTGCGGGTCCTTCTGCGTGGCCGGGACCCGGCTGACGGTCAGTTTGATCTGCTTGCCGTCGGGGTGCGCGTAGTCGAGCGGGACGGACACCGTGCCGCACCGCACGGTGCCGGGCAGGTCCTCCGCCTCGGGGCAGGCGCCGAAGCGGACACCGGCCGTCCCGGCGCGCGCGGCGGCGATCGCGGTGCCGTGCAGTTCCGCCGCGCCCGGGGCGGCGGGAGCGCCTCCGGCCGGGCCTGCGGCGAGCGTGGTCAGGAGCAAGGAACCGGCGGCCGTGTAGAGGGCGGGAGCTCTCATCGGTATCCCTTCGGGGCGCGGCAGCGACAAAAGGGAAGTTTCGTTCGGGTGCGGGCCAAGGCAAGCACCGCCCCGCCGGTGTCGGTCCCAATGCCTCCGTGCGCCCCCGGGTGCGCTCAGTCGCGCCGCTGCTCGCGGTGGTGCCCGAGGTGGTCCTCGCGAGGGTGTCCACGGTGCCCGAAGGCCGCGCGCAGGTCCGGTTCGCCGACGGCGCTGATGCCGCGTACGGCGACGGAAGTGAGATACGTCCGCTCGTCCGTGCCGC
This is a stretch of genomic DNA from Streptomyces sp. NBC_00285. It encodes these proteins:
- a CDS encoding FAD-dependent oxidoreductase translates to MNMSRTRDTRERLVVIGADAAGMSAASQARRMKGPDELEIVAFERGHFSSYSACGIPYWVGGDVTERDRLIARTPEEHRARDIDLRMRTEVVEIDVDRRRVRARDLESGTESWTSYDKLVIATGACPIRPDMPGADAAGVHGVQTLDDGQALIDTLAHTRGRRAVVVGAGYIGVEMAEALINRDYEVTVLNRGGEPMSTLDPDMGRLVHEAMEGLGITMVNDTEATKVLTGEDGRVRAVATQDGEYPADVVVLGIGVRPETTLAKAAGLPLGSHGGLLTDLAMRVRGHEDIWAGGDCVEVLDLVSGRERHIALGTHANKHGQIIGTNVGGGYATFPGVVGTAVSKVCDLEIARTGLREKDARRAGLQFVSVTIESTSRAGYYPGASSMTVKMLAERRTGRLLGVQIVGREGAGKRVDIAAVALTAGMTVERMTALDLGYAPPFSPVWDPVLVAARKAAAKVQAS
- a CDS encoding DUF4349 domain-containing protein, with amino-acid sequence MRAPRSHRSRSSVGPVHALTGLLLAAALALTGCSGGADSTSDSGSALSDDKGAQSQAKGAAGAEADAGGKQATSAPQVTANHIIRTATLTVEVKDVPKALAAARTTTENAGGFVGKESTSRDEGGAERTQVVLRVPVEKYDEVLADLQGAGKLLERTANAQDVTDQVVDVQSRITTQRASVARIRELMDKATKLSDVVTLEGELSTRQADLESLLARQASLKDRTTLATITVSLSESPVVKAEKDDDPGVVDALAGGWDAFVSMLRWIVVAVAAVLPFLAGIALLVLVWLRLIRPRLPRRPAPVAASTALGPLPMARPVPGPESEPARERGEQD
- the hemG gene encoding protoporphyrinogen oxidase; the protein is MSGSQVVVVGAGIAGLAAAHRLLERGARVTVLEASDRVGGKLLPGEIAGARVDFGAESMLARRPEAVALARAVGLGERLQPPATATASIWTRGALRPMPKGHVMGVPGTADALAGVLSDEGLARIGQDAGLPRTEVGDDVAVGEFVAARLGREVVDRLVEPLLGGVYAGDAYRISMRSAVPQLFQVARSHTSLTEGVREIQAKMAANQQTGPVFMGIEGGVGTLPLAVADSVRARGGEIVTRAPVSELRREASGGWTVVAGDRVLHADAVIVAVPAPAAAGLLRAEAPEAATELDTVEYASMALVTLAYRRADTTLPAGSGFLVPPVDGRTIKASTFASQKWGWIADENPDVVVLRTSVGRHGETKILERDDAGLVDVSRTDLRAATGLDATPLDTRVTRWTDGLPQYPVGHHARVARIREHVAKVPGLALCGAQYDGVGIPACIASADAAVDRIEGDLTAVRELTANPVQSLHGGAGE
- the hemQ gene encoding hydrogen peroxide-dependent heme synthase — translated: MSNDAPTTPESGRVPNKGKLAKDLNEVIRYTLWSVFKLKDVLPEDRTGYADEVQELFDQLAAKDVTIRGTYDVSGLRADADLMIWWHAETSDQLQEAYNLFRRTKLGRALEPVWSNMALHRPAEFNRSHIPAFLADEHARDYVSVYPFVRSYDWYLLPDEDRRRMLADHGKMARGYPDVRANTVASFSLGDYEWILAFEADELHRIVDLMRLLRASEARMHVREEVPFYTGRRKDIGDLVAGLA
- a CDS encoding alpha/beta hydrolase, producing the protein MRAPALYTAAGSLLLTTLAAGPAGGAPAAPGAAELHGTAIAAARAGTAGVRFGACPEAEDLPGTVRCGTVSVPLDYAHPDGKQIKLTVSRVPATQKDPHNSKRRVPRQGALVYNPGGPGASGMYFPLIGALPEWKGLAAAYDLVGYAPRGVGRSAPLSCKDPKQFFTAPTQAPAHPSESYKKERIAQAKAYARGCATRAGAALRHYTSLNNARDLDVLRAALGEQRLTFMGASYGTYFGALYATLFPSHVRRMVFDAAVNPDPEQVWYRNNLDQSAAFEERWADFREWVARHDDVYGLGDTAEKVLRSYEKAAAQLAAEPAGGKVGPGQLQGAFLSAGYYDDFWPHRAQALSAYLKGDPKPLIQQAGPHQEAAKEAENSTAVYTAVECNDAPWPTEWAVWDRDNTRLARVAPFETWDNVWMNLPCAYWSAPRQQVLDVRTGTGELPATLILAAERDAAAPYDGALQLHRRLSGSVLVTERDAGTHGIAGGPNPCVNGYLDAYLLEGRLPVRRAACAPHPEPKPSSRKATVEPAR